The Fervidobacterium pennivorans DNA segment AACAGTTCAAAGCAGAGAAAATGAACGTCATACTTGGTTCTATACCTTTAGAAGGTGAAGAAAAAGAACCGGTTAAGAAATACATCCTGAAGCTTTTGAAAGAGAAGTATAACATTGAAGAAGAAGACTTCATAAGCGCTGACTTAGAGCTTGTTCCCGCTTTGAAACCACGGGATGTGGGCATAGATAGCAGTTTTATTGGTGCATATGGTCACGATGATAGAATATGCGCTTTTGAGGGTGTTATGGCATTACTGAACGCACAACCAAAAAGTAAAGCTATAGGTGTTATTTTGTTTGACAGGGAAGAAATCGGTAGCGAAGGTGATGCAGGAGCTCAAGCAAGATTTTACAGAGCATTTTTGAGAAAGATGCTTTCTGTTAAGGGATTTAATGATACCGAACAATTGCTAGATGAGATTATTGATAAGTCAACAGTTCTATCAGCTGATGTAACCGCCCTTTTTGACCCATCTTATCCGGATGTTCATGATAAGCTCAATGTTGCTAAATCAGGTTACGGTGTTGCTATAGTAAAATACACTGGCAGAGGTGGAAAAGGTGGGGCAAGTGAAGCACATGCTGAACTGGTTGGCAAAGTAAGAGCTATACTCAATCGAAATGGTATCTCTTGGCAGGTTAGCCTCTTGGGTAAAGTTGACGTTGGTGGTGGCGGAACTGTTGCAAAGTTCCTTGCAAAAGAAGGATTTGATACAATTGATATAGGACCTGGGTTAATGAGCATGCACGCTCCCTTCGAACTAGTTTCAAAAGCGGACCTTTACGAAACTTATCTCGCATTCAAAGTTCTTATGGAAGAGTTGTGAAAAACTGAGGTGGTTCGATGTTCGGAGAAATAACTTATTCAGAGAGCGATTTGAAAAACGGGTTGCCTGCACACTTAGAACAATTGCTAAGGACCATATGTTTTAGAATACGAGTACACGGTCGTGAGGCTCTGAAGAACTACAGCATTACTGCAGCACAATTTGACTTACTCCAAAGGGTCTATTTCAACGGTCCCCAGACGATGACGAAATTGAGTCAATCTTTAGGTATTGCAAAAAGTACAACTAGCGGCCTTGTTATGAGGCTTGTGAGGGATGGATTTTTAAATCGAAGAAGAGATGAAACGGATAGAAGAGTTTTTAAGGTAGAAATAACACCTCTTGGCGAACGAGTGATAAAAGCTGTTATAGAGATGCGAGTCAAATACATTGAAGAGGTTATCACGCAAATATCTGAGGATAAGACAAAGCTAATTCATGAGGCTTTAGACGCTCTTTACGAGGTTATAAGTTCTAAATAATCTGAGATTCCGAAATTCTAAGTTCTAATAAGGGGCGAATCTCGTTGAGAGAAAATATGAAACTTGGAAGTTTGTTGAAGCTTGCTTTTCTACTAATAGCATTATTTTCAGACCTTGCTTTCTCGCTAACAGTTTACGCACCTAAAGGAAGTATGGTTTACTACAATGACAAATTTGTAGGGGTTGTGCAAAAAGACTCCATAAGTTTCAACGCAGAGTTTCCAGGAACTCTCAAGGTTGTAAAACCCGGTTTTGTGCCGTTTGAAAAAACTCTTACAGACGATGCGACTGTAACCGTAGAACTCTCATTGCCATCATTCTTGAATCTAAAAGTAACTCCGAAAAATGCACGGGTTTTTGT contains these protein-coding regions:
- a CDS encoding aminopeptidase, which codes for MGLNELVWRKRTREEIEHFSDRYKEFIDYAKTERLAIEYFEKILLENGYIPLEKYTGKENKVFYINREKSLVAVNGEILNGINFVAAHVDAPRIDLRPNPLYEDSGIALAKTHYYGGVKKYQWLSLPLALVGVVVKENGEKIKVCIGCEDKDPVLVLPDLLPHLDKEDKKVSEQFKAEKMNVILGSIPLEGEEKEPVKKYILKLLKEKYNIEEEDFISADLELVPALKPRDVGIDSSFIGAYGHDDRICAFEGVMALLNAQPKSKAIGVILFDREEIGSEGDAGAQARFYRAFLRKMLSVKGFNDTEQLLDEIIDKSTVLSADVTALFDPSYPDVHDKLNVAKSGYGVAIVKYTGRGGKGGASEAHAELVGKVRAILNRNGISWQVSLLGKVDVGGGGTVAKFLAKEGFDTIDIGPGLMSMHAPFELVSKADLYETYLAFKVLMEEL
- a CDS encoding MarR family winged helix-turn-helix transcriptional regulator, which gives rise to MFGEITYSESDLKNGLPAHLEQLLRTICFRIRVHGREALKNYSITAAQFDLLQRVYFNGPQTMTKLSQSLGIAKSTTSGLVMRLVRDGFLNRRRDETDRRVFKVEITPLGERVIKAVIEMRVKYIEEVITQISEDKTKLIHEALDALYEVISSK